One genomic region from Halobacteriovoraceae bacterium encodes:
- a CDS encoding cation transporter, whose protein sequence is MGNSHSHHHHGNKNILVAFFLNAGFAVIELIGGYLTNSVAIYSDALHDFGDSLALLFSYFAEKLSHKDADDNFTFGYRRFSILSALINGVILLLGSIFVIYEASQRIMAPEKVSPEGMLGLAILGILVNSFAAYRLSKDDGMNTKMVMFHLLEDLLGWVAVLVVSIVLLFKPWYVLDSILSILISLVILRGVYKNLLKVGLIFLQKFPDELEFEQLKNEVMELDLVNDIHAVKGWSIDDTTYYLRFHVLVPEETKIGTVDSLKVKIKEILKKYNVTYSTIEFESENGCDGTHSVEEK, encoded by the coding sequence ATGGGGAATAGTCACTCTCATCACCATCATGGCAACAAGAATATACTTGTTGCCTTTTTCCTAAATGCAGGGTTTGCCGTAATAGAGCTAATCGGTGGATATTTAACAAATAGTGTTGCCATATATTCTGATGCTCTACATGACTTTGGTGATAGTTTAGCTTTACTTTTTTCTTATTTTGCTGAAAAGCTTAGCCACAAAGATGCTGATGATAATTTCACATTTGGCTATCGACGTTTTTCAATACTATCAGCTTTAATTAATGGAGTTATATTATTACTGGGAAGTATTTTTGTAATTTATGAAGCTTCACAGAGAATAATGGCCCCTGAAAAAGTGTCTCCTGAAGGAATGCTTGGTTTGGCGATATTAGGTATTTTAGTAAACTCATTTGCCGCTTACAGATTATCCAAGGATGATGGCATGAATACAAAAATGGTCATGTTCCATCTTTTAGAGGATTTACTCGGATGGGTTGCTGTACTTGTTGTCAGTATCGTCTTACTATTCAAGCCTTGGTATGTACTAGATTCAATACTTTCTATACTTATTTCTTTAGTTATACTTAGAGGTGTTTATAAGAACTTACTTAAAGTTGGTTTGATTTTTCTTCAAAAATTTCCTGATGAACTTGAATTTGAGCAATTGAAAAATGAAGTTATGGAACTTGACCTTGTAAATGATATACATGCTGTTAAAGGATGGTCTATTGATGATACAACATACTATTTGCGCTTTCATGTTCTTGTACCGGAAGAAACAAAGATTGGGACTGTTGACTCATTAAAGGTTAAGATAAAAGAAATTTTGAAGAAGTATAATGTAACTTACTCAACAATTGAGTTTGAATCTGAGAATGGTTGTGATGGTACTCATAGTGTGGAAGAGAAATGA
- a CDS encoding isoprenylcysteine carboxylmethyltransferase family protein → MKRLELKIPPLLVALIFGVLIWAMPSIYEISNSMVLDVFSGVLFLIGCLVSALGVWEFKKQKTTVNPMSPQESNSLVIRGVYKFTRNPMYLGFLLWLLSLGVFLRNPYSLILAVGFVLYMNYFQILPEERVLTNSFGEDYLEYKKSVRRWI, encoded by the coding sequence ATGAAAAGGCTTGAGCTAAAAATACCTCCATTACTTGTGGCCCTTATATTTGGGGTCTTAATCTGGGCAATGCCAAGCATCTATGAAATAAGTAATTCGATGGTTTTAGATGTATTCTCAGGGGTATTGTTTTTGATCGGTTGCTTAGTCTCAGCTCTTGGAGTGTGGGAATTTAAGAAGCAGAAAACTACAGTGAATCCAATGTCTCCACAAGAAAGTAATAGTCTTGTTATAAGAGGAGTTTATAAATTTACAAGAAACCCTATGTATTTAGGATTTCTTCTTTGGCTGTTATCTCTTGGTGTCTTTCTAAGAAATCCTTATTCTCTAATACTGGCAGTGGGATTCGTTTTGTATATGAACTACTTTCAAATACTCCCCGAAGAACGAGTCTTAACAAATAGTTTCGGTGAAGATTACTTAGAGTATAAAAAATCAGTACGTCGATGGATATAA
- a CDS encoding cation diffusion facilitator family transporter — protein MKKTKIKIQKMDCPSEIKMIEGIVEKIDQEIKMEFDLGDRTVSFYHRCDLNLILQGLENISLPGTLLSSEDILESDVPEIAPSVEAKTLKYLLAINFTMFLVEIFLGFYAESTGLIADGLDMLADSFVYGISLYAVGKSVHVKNKTAFLSGVMQISLGLLCLVEVGRKFYFGSEPLSNFMIIVSIVALIANVWCLTLIHKHKDGEVHMKASWIFSANDVIVNTGVIISGALVYFFKTNIPDLIIGGLVSLIVIKGGLTIIKLSKPQKEQPSENQDCCSGKCS, from the coding sequence ATGAAAAAGACAAAAATAAAAATTCAAAAAATGGACTGTCCTTCAGAAATCAAAATGATCGAAGGAATTGTTGAAAAAATTGATCAAGAAATTAAAATGGAGTTTGATTTAGGAGATCGAACTGTAAGTTTTTACCATCGTTGTGATTTAAATCTAATTCTTCAGGGGTTAGAAAATATTTCACTGCCAGGAACACTTTTATCATCTGAAGATATCTTAGAAAGTGACGTTCCTGAAATTGCTCCAAGCGTTGAAGCAAAAACCTTAAAATACTTACTCGCCATTAATTTCACAATGTTTCTTGTTGAAATATTTTTGGGATTTTACGCAGAGTCGACGGGGTTGATTGCTGACGGATTAGATATGCTGGCAGATTCTTTTGTTTACGGTATTAGCCTATATGCTGTTGGCAAAAGTGTTCATGTTAAAAACAAAACAGCCTTCTTAAGTGGTGTTATGCAAATTTCATTAGGCTTATTATGTCTTGTTGAAGTAGGTCGAAAATTTTATTTTGGAAGTGAGCCTCTATCAAACTTTATGATAATCGTCTCAATTGTTGCTCTAATTGCAAATGTATGGTGTCTTACTCTTATTCATAAACATAAGGATGGGGAAGTGCATATGAAAGCCAGTTGGATATTTTCTGCCAATGATGTCATTGTAAATACAGGTGTTATTATATCTGGTGCTTTAGTTTACTTTTTCAAAACTAATATCCCTGACTTAATTATCGGTGGTCTTGTTTCACTTATTGTTATTAAGGGTGGATTAACAATTATTAAGCTCTCAAAGCCTCAAAAAGAGCAACCAAGTGAAAATCAAGATTGCTGTTCTGGTAAATGTAGCTAA
- a CDS encoding recombinase family protein: MLRELCSSPHYVPVIIAHFFNKPIQNSELLRKLYLEKDLSSHEISKLTGWPRSSISDATRALGFKKEEIKAPTLRFGEKLVGTMRVVHKGEQRVIEKMISLREKGYSFKRISEYLNDKNIPTKLGGSWYPSTVKDIVKRELKKREE; this comes from the coding sequence ATGCTACGCGAACTCTGTAGCTCCCCACATTATGTACCTGTAATCATAGCACATTTCTTCAATAAACCCATCCAAAATTCAGAACTTTTGCGGAAACTGTACTTAGAAAAAGACCTTTCTAGCCATGAAATTTCAAAATTAACAGGCTGGCCTCGCTCTTCAATAAGTGATGCAACTCGTGCCCTTGGATTCAAAAAAGAAGAGATTAAAGCACCTACTCTTCGCTTCGGTGAAAAGCTTGTTGGGACTATGCGTGTAGTTCATAAGGGTGAGCAAAGGGTAATTGAAAAGATGATTTCCCTTCGAGAAAAGGGTTATTCATTTAAACGAATCTCTGAATACTTAAACGATAAAAACATACCAACTAAACTCGGTGGGTCATGGTATCCATCGACAGTAAAAGACATTGTTAAGCGAGAGCTTAAAAAAAGGGAGGAATAG
- a CDS encoding helix-turn-helix domain-containing protein: MKSITKKENFIQLRAEGLSFEKISRELNVSKKTLINWSRDFECDIQNMKSLRLDMLRERYLRDIEQRLKIYCKFQEKIEKELLSRDLKDLSTDKLYRIFDQNESKISEGFNVFFKGEEPFYGLGKARLIEWPI, translated from the coding sequence GTGAAGAGTATTACCAAAAAAGAGAATTTTATTCAGCTTAGGGCAGAAGGCCTTAGTTTTGAAAAAATATCTCGCGAGTTAAATGTATCGAAAAAAACTCTGATAAACTGGAGTAGAGATTTTGAGTGCGATATCCAAAACATGAAGAGCTTAAGATTGGATATGCTACGTGAACGATATTTACGTGATATAGAGCAAAGATTAAAAATATATTGCAAGTTTCAGGAGAAAATTGAAAAAGAGTTACTTAGTCGTGACTTAAAAGATCTTTCAACAGACAAACTCTATCGAATTTTTGATCAGAATGAATCGAAAATTTCCGAGGGATTTAATGTCTTTTTTAAAGGTGAAGAGCCATTTTATGGACTAGGTAAAGCTAGGTTAATTGAGTGGCCAATTTAA
- a CDS encoding helix-turn-helix domain-containing protein: MKEKKVNESISSFTFEYKEILTTTEAAFYMGKSVSSFFNDVSNGKIPYYKFGRSNRYLKSELRELLLSQPRGVRNDKVQ; this comes from the coding sequence ATGAAGGAAAAGAAAGTAAACGAGTCCATCAGCTCTTTTACATTTGAATATAAGGAAATTTTGACGACTACTGAAGCCGCTTTTTATATGGGAAAGAGTGTTTCTTCATTTTTTAATGATGTAAGCAATGGAAAAATTCCATATTACAAGTTTGGTAGAAGTAATCGTTATTTAAAAAGTGAACTTAGAGAACTTCTTTTGTCTCAACCAAGAGGAGTTCGTAATGATAAAGTTCAATGA
- a CDS encoding site-specific integrase codes for MIKFNEKKKCFEVSYSKRHPITRRPYTLRRTSIKTKAEAKRVERRLVILLEDKFRKKVIPTFEILMREYIDFLKNQDVSLKTVESYFLGLRAHALPAWKDRIIDTISTNEIRSLILEKVGDRSTSHQKNVLKYIRSAFNYAIDENYISRNPSPNMKFKIKNKIKDVLTEEQVRILLNMAKEVECEWYPVWATALYTGMRNGELYALTWDKVDLKRKVLKVDCSWNNKDGFKDTKSGDDRIVGIAPALLEVFMTLRAKNEDSNFVLPRIDKWDKGEQASELRKFLEGLGLPRIRFHDLRATWATIMLSRGIEPIKVMLMGGWKDLKTMQCYVRKAGVSLNGITDELKLHNPSVAKTPLVELFR; via the coding sequence ATGATAAAGTTCAATGAGAAGAAAAAATGTTTTGAGGTTTCTTATAGTAAAAGGCATCCTATTACGAGAAGGCCATATACATTAAGAAGAACTTCAATAAAAACAAAAGCAGAGGCCAAGAGGGTTGAAAGACGACTTGTAATTCTACTTGAGGACAAGTTTCGAAAAAAAGTCATTCCAACCTTTGAGATCTTGATGCGAGAATACATCGACTTTTTAAAAAACCAAGATGTATCACTAAAAACTGTAGAAAGTTACTTTTTGGGACTTAGGGCACATGCTTTGCCAGCTTGGAAAGATCGGATTATCGATACGATCTCTACAAATGAGATCAGGTCGTTAATACTGGAGAAAGTTGGAGATCGCTCAACAAGTCATCAAAAGAATGTTCTCAAATACATTCGAAGTGCATTTAATTATGCAATTGATGAAAACTACATTTCTCGTAATCCATCACCAAATATGAAGTTCAAGATCAAAAACAAGATTAAAGATGTTTTAACGGAGGAACAGGTTAGAATTCTTTTAAACATGGCCAAAGAGGTAGAATGTGAATGGTATCCAGTTTGGGCAACTGCTCTTTACACTGGAATGAGAAATGGAGAGTTGTACGCTCTTACTTGGGATAAAGTTGATCTCAAAAGGAAAGTCCTTAAAGTCGACTGTTCATGGAATAACAAAGACGGTTTTAAAGATACTAAGAGTGGGGATGACAGAATTGTGGGAATTGCTCCAGCTCTTCTTGAGGTATTCATGACTCTTAGGGCCAAAAATGAGGACTCAAATTTTGTACTTCCAAGAATAGATAAATGGGATAAAGGAGAACAGGCCAGTGAGCTTAGAAAGTTTCTTGAGGGTTTAGGTCTACCTCGTATAAGGTTTCATGATCTCAGGGCTACCTGGGCCACGATAATGCTCTCTAGAGGGATAGAGCCTATTAAAGTGATGCTTATGGGTGGATGGAAAGACTTAAAAACTATGCAATGCTACGTAAGAAAGGCCGGAGTAAGTTTAAATGGCATTACTGATGAGCTTAAATTGCATAATCCAAGTGTAGCGAAAACTCCATTAGTAGAGTTGTTTCGTTAA